One Dysidea avara chromosome 7, odDysAvar1.4, whole genome shotgun sequence genomic region harbors:
- the LOC136261989 gene encoding putative mediator of RNA polymerase II transcription subunit 26 isoform X3 — protein sequence MNPYNYTGGAPPTSGWPSGNNPNMFPQSHQCGTSGPTPYMPQGSSSSGGGFYQYQGQAGSQSPATSRYQFQQSVQQQMYPQGQQPYQQPYQGQQFYQQPYQQQQQQQHYQQQQQQPYQQQQQQQPYQQQQPYQQQQPYQQQQQAYQQPQTHQQGYQQSLQPSQQPPPAQQVDPAVLKKQQEKLARDAQKKKEFEEQKLKLRSMVVGAPAVNPVETLFGRPSPPSIRKQLSEEQVKQQQVKVEQVPSTATQQQEEVKVDGSNTQQQQLKQQQQQQPKQQQPLLAKAASVDQLLSESLNTLDLTKKGSPKSQRFKQSSFHAHKSHTTNQQSTFAASSKARNWSNTDELSGVFSEADEFTEFEAAPLEANQPVFSQPQEYQYQQQPIVQPSQSSGAEFGIFQSTTTHQQPLVATSTNSATASYNQPVFSQPQGYQYQQQRLVQPGQSSDPEFGMFQSTTTHQQLLAATTTSATFYSQPLHNLPLTNTTTYANTQLVSSQLLSVVEQQSSADDEFGTFQSNNDHKVLSTNVRSSQSTPQANNRDSFGEFETFQSATNEPVMASSTQQLVSTVLTSTVMPYWKRSFHYIPSLYHDVFVLCETGDSQFLDTKRLFPVLCSSGLQRSLLRDIWSTVNKVQPGKLTREELYQALGLIGLVQSGVPNPSLEELNTISDPPIPKLVLMADQQWQNSAQPQPEESQMSGFSAAVAVDTAAAGSDSSDKYDVFKNFSSDTSQATLISSGTGPPVGLTDMTVTTTATTTNQDQAGSGSGDKYGVFKSLSTDNSQSTLIPSETGPSVGLLPNTAITNMMTTTQGGGGDSGDKYDVFKNFSSSNTSQGNLITNEAGPPIVAGPTTMWSSSITSNMSTITTTSQAIVSDPGSAYDTFQAFSGASQATFAPSKSSNIQEPSSFSAVNADEMKSTMTSLYTQPATQPATETTFEFGDFQGSSTTSAKNTNTTTTWPTSSATFSEDDNWASFESAFPPTKPPATSVAPTAFTQNYTSAENSTTTITTTAAAVNSSGPGQFAVFDEMIIPPTVDSSKVDHTIGADDGDKYAAFASLVTTTTHSGEDNDEFGNFEGSQPIATSNSDVVKVQYFTTQVEIFEKCLQACDDILSNTAGVLTQVKELSVLKELFSCTQGKEKAQGYFEIYKLAKRVASTAAKLDGEIFTNIKKSWKKIVQTFPPGLLTKLSAGGSSPSVKSRMAHQDQQCSICLFGSKVSISGDAVYYRDLVTEGETSYHVVCANMWSHLVDGKLPLVMKHE from the exons ATGAATCCCTACAATTATACT GGAGGAGCACCTCCAACCTCAGGTTGGCCAAGTGGTAATAATCCTAACATGTTCCCACAATCTCATCAATGTGGGACTAGTGGGCCTACTCCATACATGCCACAAGGAAGCAGTAGCAGTGGTGGTGGGTTCTACCAGTATCAGGGACAAGCTGGGTCACAATCACCTGCCACAAGTCGCTATCAGTTTCAACAGTCAGTCCAGCAGCAAATGTACCCACAAGGCCAGCAGCCCTATCAACAGCCATATCAAGGGCAACAATTCTACCAGCAGCCTtatcaacagcagcagcaacaacaacattatcaacagcagcagcagcaaccttatcaacagcagcaacaacaacaaccttATCAACAACAACAACCTTATCAACAACAACAACCTTATCAACAACAGCAGCAAGCGTATCAACAACCACAGACTCATCAACAAGGTTATCAGCAGTCATTACAACCTTCACAGCAACCACCACCGGCTCAGCAGGTTGATCCTGCTGTGTTGAAGAAACAACAGGAAAAACTGGCTCGAGATgcacaaaagaaaaaagaatTTGAGGAGCAGAAACTAAAGCTACGGTCAATGGTTGTGGGTGCACCTGCTGTTAACCCAGTAGAGACATTGTTTGGTAGACCTTCTCCTCCATCTATAAGAAAACAATTAAGTGAAGAGCAAGTGAAGCAGCAACAAGTTAAAG TTGAACAAGTGCCATCAACTGCCACTCAACAGCAGGAGGAAGTGAAGGTTGACGGTTCTAACACTCAGCAGCAACAActaaaacaacaacagcagcaacaaccAAAACAACAACAGCCATTGTTAGCAAAAG caGCGTCAGTTGACCAGCTATTGTCAGAGTCTCTTAACACACTGGACCTAACTAAGAAAGGTTCTCCCAAGTCACAAAGATTCAAGCAATCTTCATTTCATGCTCACAAGTCTCATACTACCAACCAGCAGTCAACATTTGCAGCATCCTCTAAGGCAAGAAACTGGTCAAACACTGATGAGCTCTCTGGGGTCTTTTCTGAAGCTGATGAATTTACTGAATTTGAAGCTGCACCACTAGAAG CCAACCAGCCAGTGTTCAGTCAGCCCCAAGAATACCAGTATCAACAACAGCCCATTGTTCAACCAAGTCAATCGAGTGGTGCTGAGTTTGGAATATTTCAGTCAACTACAACTCACCAGCAACCTTTAGTGGCCACCAGCACAAACAGTGCTACTGCTAGCTACAACCAACCAGTGTTTAGTCAGCCCCAAGGATACCAGTATCAACAACAACGCCTCGTTCAACCAGGTCAATCAAGTGACCCAGAGTTTGGAATGTTTCAGTCAACCACAACTCACCAGCAACTTTTAGCAGCCACCACCACTAGCGCTACTTTCTACAGCCAGCCATTGCACAACTTGCCACTAACTAATACTACAACTTATGCCAATACCCAGCTTGTCAGCAGTCAGTTATTGTCAGTGGTTGAACAGCAATCATCTGCTGATGATGAATTTGGAACGTTCCAGTCTAACAATGACCATAAAGTGTTGTCCACTAATGTTAGGAGTAGTCAGTCTACTCCACAAGCTAATAACCGTGATTCCTTTGGAGAGTTTGAGACATTTCAGTCTGCCACTAATGAACCCGTAATGGCCAGTAGTACTCAGCAACTAGTGTCCACTGTGTTAACATCTACTGTTATGCCTTACTGGAAGCGTAGCTTTCATTATATCCCCAGTCTTTACCATGATGTGTTTGTACTTTGTGAAACAGGAGATAGCCAGTTCTTGGATACCAAGCGTCTCTTCCCTGTTCTGTGTTCCAGTGGTCTACAGCGCTCATTATTAAGGGATATATGGTCTACTGTTAATAAGGTACAACCAGGGAAACTGACAAGAGAAGAACTCTATCAGGCTTTAGGCCTCATTGGATTAGTGCAG AGTGGAGTGCCTAATCCATCACTAGAAGAGTTGAACACAATTTCTGATCCACCGATTCCTAAACTTGTTTTGATGGCTGATCAACAATGG CAGAACAGTGCCCAACCTCAGCCCGAAGAGAGCCAAATGTCAGGCTTCAGTGCTGCTGTTGCCGTGGATACTGCAG CAGCTGGTAGTGATTCTAGTGATAAGTATGATGTGTTTAAGAACTTTTCATCAGACACTTCTCAGGCTACCCTCATTTCTAGTGGGACTGGACCACCAGTTG GTCTTACTGACATGACCgtcactactactgctactactactaaccAAGATCAAG CTGGTAGTGGTTCTGGTGACAAGTATGGTGTGTTTAAAAGCTTGTCAACTGATAATTCTCAGAGTACTCTCATTCCAAGTGAAACTGGTCCATCAGTGG GTCTTCTTCCTAATACAGCCATCACCAATATGATGACCACTACTCAAGGT GGTGGTGGTGATTCTGGTGACAAGTATGACGTATTTAAGAACTTTTCATCATCAAACACTTCTCAGGGTAATCTTATTACTAATGAGGCTGGCCCACCAATAG TTGCAGGTCCTACCACTATGTGGTCCTCAAGTATCACAAGTAACATGAGTACTATCACTACGACTAGCCAAG CAATTGTCAGTGATCCTGGCAGTGCGTATGATACATTTCAGGCATTTTCTGGAGCTTCTCAAGCTACGTTTGCTCCCAGCAAGAGTAGTAATATACAAG AGCCAAGCAGCTTTTCTGCTGTCAATGCTGATGAGATGAAATCTACAATGACATCACTCTACACACAGCCAGCCACCCAACCTGCTACTGAAACTACCTTTGAATTTGGTGATTTCCAGGGCTCCTCTACTACAAGTGCTAAAAATACCAACACTACTACAACATGGCCAACTTCAAGTGCCACATTCAGCGAAGATGACAACTGGGCATCATTTGAAAGTGCTTTCCCTCCTACTAAACCCCCAGCTACATCAGTTGCACCAACTGCTTTTACCCAGAACTACACAAGTGCAGAGAACAGTACCACCACTATTACTACTACTGCAGCTGCTGTTAATTCCAGTGGTCCAGGGCAGTTTGCTGTATTTGATGAAATGATAATTCCTCCCACAGTAGACTCCAGTAAGGTGGACCATACCATTGGTGCTGATGATGGGGACAAATATGCTGCCTTTGCCTCACTAGTCACCACCACAACACACAGTGGAGAGGATAACGATGAGTTTGGTAACTTTGAAGGAAGTCAGCCAATAGCTACCAGTAATTCTGATGTTGTTAAAGTACAATACTTTACTACTCAA GTTGAAATATTTGAGAAGTGTTTACAAGCTTGTGACGACATCCTCAGCAATACTGCAGGAGTATTGACACAAGTTAAAGAACTCAGTGTTTTAAAGGAACTGTTCAGTTGTACACAAGGAAAAGAAAAAGCACAAG GTTACTTTGAGATCTACAAGCTTGCCAAGCGAGTAGCCTCCACAG CTGCTAAGTTGGATGGTGAGATATTTACTAACATCAAGAAGTCATGGAAAAAGATTGTACAAACATTTCCTCCTGGACTGTTG ACTAAACTATCAGCTGGTGGTAGCAGTCCTAGCGTCAAGTCACGTATGGCACACCAAGACCAGCAGTGTTCCATTTGTCTGTTTGGCAGCAAAGTATCAATTTCAGGTGATGCAGTGTATTACAGGGACCTGGTGACTGAAGGAGAGACATCTTACCACGTTGTGTGTGCTAACATGTGGTCTCATTTGGTAGATGGGAAACTGCCACTTGTTATGAAACATGAGTAA